The Candidatus Polarisedimenticolaceae bacterium genomic sequence ATTGCGGAGAACCTGAGCTCGCTCACCGTCATGGAGGCGGCCCAGCTCGTGAAGATGCTCGAAGAGAAGTGGGGCGTCTCCGCGGCCGCGCCCATGGCGATGGCCGCCGCAGGCCCTGCGGCCGCCGCGGCCCCCGCGGCCGAGGAGAAGACCGAGTTCGAGGTCGTCCTCAAGGAAGTCGGCGACAACAAGATCAACGTCATCAAGGTCGTCCGCGAAGTGACGAGCCTCGGCCTCAAGGAGGCCAAGGACCTGGTCGACGGCGCGCCCAAGACGATCAAGGAGGGCGTGACGAAGGACGACGCCGAGGCGATGAAGAAGAAGTTCGAGGCCGTCGGCGCGAAGGTCGAGATCAAGTAGCGTCCGCGTCCGGACGGTCTACCAGGCGCGGCGCTCCATGAGTGACGCGGCGCCGGCCGGCCGCCTTTCCCAAGGGAGGGGCGGTCGTGCCGTCGGCACCTCAAACCTGGGACCCGGGCGACCGGGTCCCGAAAGGGGTTGAAATCGAGATGTCCGAGGCCCTCAGGACCACGAGTTCCAAGCGGATCGAGTTCTCGCGCATCCGGACCTCCGTCCCGATGCCGAACCTGATCGAGGTCCAGAAGCGCTCCTACGAGCGGTTCCTCCAGATGCACACGGCGCCCGCGGACCGCGATCCGGCGGGGCTCCAATCGGTTTTCAAGTCGGTCTTCCCGATCCGGGACTTCCGGCAGACCTGCTCCCTCGAGTTCGTCGATTACACGATCGGCAACTGGGAGTGCAAGTGCGGCGAGCTGGCCGGCATCGAGCACCTGCGGTCGGAGTGCACCCACTGCGGTCGCCGCCTGATCGCCCCCGACGCGCGGGGCAGCGAGGTGCTCTGCGACCACTGCGGCAACCTGACCCCGGTCACGATCAAGGACTGCGAGCAGTGCGGCGACCCGGTCGCGCTCAAATTCAAGTACGACGTCGACGAGTGCCAGGAGCGCGGGCAGACCTTCACGGTGCCGCTCAAGGTGACGATCCAGCTCGTCGTCTACGACAAGGATCCCGACACCGAGGCGCGCAGCATCCGCGACATCAAGGAGCAGGAGGTCTACTTCGGCGAGATCCCCATGCTCACCGAGAACGGGACCTTCATCATCAACGGGACCGAGCGGGTCATCGTGAGCCAGCTCCACCGGAGCCCGGGCGTCTTCTACCAGTCCGACGCGCAGAAGACCTCCTTCATGGCGAAGGTCATCCCGTACCGCGGTTCGTGGGTCGAGTTCGAGTACGACCAGAAGAACATCCTCTACGTGCGGATCGACCGGAAGCGGAAGTTCCCCGCCACGGTGTTCCTCCGGGCGCTTGGTCTCGAGGACGACGCGTCGATCCTGCGCGCCTTCTACACGGCCGCCACGGTCAAGCTCGACCAAGGCAAGTTCGTCGTGAAGGCGGACGCCGGGGCCGTCGGGAAGAAGATCCGGCAGTCCGTGACCCACGGGAAATCCGCCGAGGAGATCCTGAAGAAGGGCCGTCGGGTCAAGGCGGAGCAGCTCGAGGATCTGCGCAAGGCGAAGATCGAGTGGATTCCGCTCGAGACGTCCGAGATGGACGGGGCGTGCACGATCCGCGATCTCGCCGACCCTGCGACGGGCGAGGTCCTCGTCGAGGTCGGCAAGCCGTTGACCGCCGAGGCGATCGAGCGCCTGGTCGCCTCCGGCGTCGAGTCGTTCGACGTCTGTTTCCCCGAGGCCGAGGACGTCGGCGGCATCCTCCTCGAGACGTTGGCGAAGGACGCGGTCAAGACGCAGAACGACGCCCTCCTCGAGATCTACCGGCGCCTCCGGCCCGGCGATCCGCCGACGCTCGAGTCGTCCCGCAATCTCTTCAACGGCCTCTTCTTCGACCCGACCCGCTACGACTTCTCCAAGGTCGGGCGGCTGAAGTTCAACACGAAGCTCTACAGCATGTCCGAGAAGGACTGGCCGGCGTCGGTCAAGGAGCGCTGGGACAAGGGCGAGGACCGCACGCCGACGCGCGAGGATTTCATCGAGGTCTTGCGCTACATGCTCAAGCTCCGGAAGGGCGTGGGCGAGGTCGACGACATCGACCATCTCGGCAACCGCCGCGTCCGCAGCGTCGGCGAGCTCCTGGAGAACCAGTTCCGCATCGGCCTCGTGCGCATGGAGCGCGCGATCAAGGAGAAGATGTCGGTCTACCAGGAGATGACGACGGCGATGCCGAACGACCTGATCAACGCCAAGCCGGTCATGGCGGCGATCCAGGAGTTCTTCGGCAGCAGCCAGCTCTCCCAGTTCATGGACCAGACGAACCCCCTCTCGGAGGTCACGCACAAGCGCCGACTCTCGGCGCTCGGCCCCGGCGGGCTCTCCCGCGAGCGGGCGGGGTTCGAAGTCCGCGACGTCCACCCGACGCACTACGGCCGCATCTGCCCGATCGAGACCCCCGAAGGTCCGAACATCGGGCTCATCTCGTCCCTGTCGTGCTTCGCGCGGATCAACGACTACGGCTTCATCGAGTCGCCGTACCGCAAGGTCGAGCACGGCCAGGTCGTCGACTACGTGCGCATCGTCCGGACCGCGGACGGCCCGTACAAGCTGCACGACGTCGTGCGGCAGGACGAGTTCGAGAAGGACGTCCAGCGCCTGGGTAAGACCGGCAAGACCGCGCCCGAGGCCGAGCCGCATTCGTTCTACCTCACCGCCTGGGAAGAGGACCGCTCGGTCATCGCGCAGGCGAACGCGAAGCTCAACCCGGATCTGTCCTTCGCCCACGAGCGGGTCAACGCGCGCAAGGCCGGCGAGTTCAAGCTCGTGCCGAAGGACGACGTCGCCTACATCGACGTCTCGCCCAAGCAGCTCGTCTCGGTCGCGGCGTCGCTCATCCCGTTCCTCGAGAACGACGACGCGAACCGCGCGCTCATGGGATCGAACATGCAGCGGCAGGCAGTGCCGCTCCTCCGTCCGAAGGCGCCTTTCGTCGGCACCGGGATGGAGGCGGTCACCGCGAAGGACTCCGGCTCGGTCGTCATCTGCAAGCGCGCCGGCATCGTGGATCTCATCGACAGCCAGCGCATCATCGTCCGGGTGGGCGCCCAGGGGCGCGAGGACTTCGGCGCCGACATCTACTCGCTGACGAAGTTCAAGCGCAGCAACCAGAACACCTGCATCAACCAGCGCCCGATCGTGAAGCAAGGCCAGCGCGTCGAGAAGGGCCAGGTCATGGCCGACGGCCCGTGCACCGAGCGGGGCGAGCTGGCGCTCGGGCGGAACGTCCTCGTCGGGTTCATGCCGTGGCGCGGCTACAACTTCGAGGACGCCATCCTCGTCTCCGAGAAGCTCGTGCGCGAGGACTCGTTCACCTCGATCCACATCGAGGAGTTCGAGATCGAGGCGCGCGACACGAAGCTCGGGCCCGAGGAGATCACGCGCGACATCCCGAACGTCGCCGAGGAGTTCCTGAAGGACCTCGACGAGTCCGGAGTCATCCGCATCGGCGCGCACGTGAAGCCGGGCGACATCCTCGTGGGCAAGGTCACGCCGAAGGGCGAGACGCAGCTCACCCCCGAAGAGAAGCTCCTGCGGGCGATCTTCGGAGAGAAGTCCGGCGACGTGCGCGACGCGTCGCTCACCACGCCGCCGGGGATCGAAGGCACGATCGTCGACGTCAAGATCTTCTGCCGGAAGGGGGTCGAGAAGGACTCCCGCGCGCTCGAGATCGAGCAGGCCGACATCGACCGGATGAACAAGGACCTCGAAGACCAGATCCGCATCCTCCGCGAGGAAGACCGGAAGCGGCTCATCGAGCTCCTCGAGGGCGAGCGTCTCTCGACGCCGCTCCGCTCGAAGCAGACGAAGCAGGACATCCTCGCGGCCGGGACCGAGATGAGCCGCGAGGTCATGGCGGAGATCTCCACCGAAGACCTGCACCGGTGCGAGATCGACACGACCAACCAGAAGAAGCTCGCCGAGATGCGGCGCATCGAGGAGCGCACCAGGAAGCGCGTCCAGATCCTGAAGAAGCTCAACGAGGACAAGGTCGCCACCCTCCAGAAGGGCGACGAGCTCGCTCCCGGCGTCATCAAGATGGTCAAGGTCTACGTCGCCATGAAGCGCAAGCTCTCCGTGGGCGACAAGATGGCGGGCCGCCACGGCAACAAGGGCGTCATCGCTCGGATCCTCCCCGAGGAGGACATGCCGTGCCTCCCGGACGGTACTCCGGTCGAGGTCGTCCTCAACCCGCTCGGCGTGCCGTCGCGCATGAACGTCGGCCAGATCTTGGAGACCCACCTGGGGTGGGCCGCTTCACGGCACGCTTCGTGGATCGAGGCGCAGCTGACCCGCGAGCGCGGGGAGGCGGTCTCCGCCGTAAGGGCGCGTCTATCGGAGATGCTGCCCCCGGGCCCGATGAAGGATGCGGTCACGGCGGCGGGCGACGACACGGTGCTCGATCTCGGCCGCGCCCTCGCCGAGGGCGTCACCTTCGCGTCGCCGGTCTTCGACGGCGCGCTCGAGACCGACATCAAGACGCAGCTCCACGTCGCCGGCCTCCCGTCGTCGGGCAAGATCCAGCTTCGCGACGGAAAGACGGGCGAGGCGTTCGAGCAGCTCGTCACCGTCGGCTACATCTATCTCCTGAAGCTCAGCCACCTGGTCGACGACAAGATCCACGCACGGTCGATCGGGCCGTACTCGCTCATCACGCAGCAGCCGCTCGGCGGCAAAGCCCAGTTCGGCGGCCAGCGTTTCGGCGAGATGGAGGTGTGGGCGCTCGAGGCGTACGGCGCGGCGCACATCCTCCAGGAGCTCCTCACCGTGAAGTCCGACGACGTCTACGGCCGGACGAAGATCTACGAGGCGCTCGTCAAGGGCGAGCCCACCGTGGAGCCCGGCCTGCCCGAATCGTTCAACGTATTGGTTCGTGAACTTCAGAGCCTCTGCCTCGACGTCGAGCTGCTGAGCGATCGTCCCGACGCTCGCGGCCCCTCGATGATCTGACGGGGAGGGAGGAAAATTGAGCCGACCTTCGTTCCTGTTCGACAAGGCGAAGACGATCAACGACTTCAACGCGATCCGGATCAGCCTCGCGTCGCCGGAGAAGATCCGTTCGTGGTCGTACGGTGAGGTCACGAAGCCGGAGACGATCAACTACCGGACCTTCAAGCCGGAGCGCGACGGCCTATTCTGCGCGAAGATCTTCGGCCCGGTGACCGATTGGGAGTGCCTCTGCGGCAAGTTCAAGCGCATGAAGCACCGGGGCGTCGTCTGCGACAAGTGCGGCGTCGAGGTCACGCAGAGCAAGGTCCGCCGCGAGCGGATGGGCCACATCGAGCTGGCGAGTCCCGTCAGCCACGTGTGGCTCTTCAAGGGTCTGCCGTCGCGCATCGGACACCTCCTCGACATGACCCTGCGCGATCTCGAGCGGATCCTCTACTTCGAGGCGTACTGCGTCATCGACCCGGGCGACGTCCCGACCCTGGAGGAGCGTCAGAGCCTCACCGAAGAGCAGTACCGCGAGCTGATGGATCAATATCCGGATCAGTTCACCGCCGGCATGGGCGCCGAGGCGATCAAGGAGCTGCTCGCCCGCGTCGACGTGGACACGCTCGCCCGCGAGATGCGCGAAAAGATGCGGAACGAGACGTCGATGCAAAAGCGCCTCAAGTACGCGAAGCGCCTCAAGGTGGTCGACGCCTTCCGCAAGAGCGGCAACCGCCCCGAGTGGATGATCCTGGATGTCATCCCGGTCATTCCGCCGGAGCTCCGGCCGCTCGTGCCGCTGGACGGCGGCCGCTTCGCGACCTCCGACCTGAACGACCTCTACCGCCGCGTCATCAACCGGAACAACCGCCTGAAGAAGCTCCTCGACCTCAAGGCGCCCGACGTCATCGTGCGCAACGAGAAGCGGATGCTCCAGGAGGCGGTCGACGCGCTCTTCGACAACGGCCGCCGCGGCCGCGTCCTCAGGGGCAGCAACAACCGCCCGCTCAAGTCGCTGTCGGACACCTTGAAGGGCAAGCAGGGGCGCTTCCGCCAGAACCTCCTCGGCAAGCGCGTCGACTACTCGGGCCGCTCGGTCATCGTCGTCGGCCCCGAGCTCAAGCTCCACCAGTGCGGCCTGCCGAAGAAGATGGCGCTCGAGCTGTTCA encodes the following:
- the rpoB gene encoding DNA-directed RNA polymerase subunit beta, yielding MPSAPQTWDPGDRVPKGVEIEMSEALRTTSSKRIEFSRIRTSVPMPNLIEVQKRSYERFLQMHTAPADRDPAGLQSVFKSVFPIRDFRQTCSLEFVDYTIGNWECKCGELAGIEHLRSECTHCGRRLIAPDARGSEVLCDHCGNLTPVTIKDCEQCGDPVALKFKYDVDECQERGQTFTVPLKVTIQLVVYDKDPDTEARSIRDIKEQEVYFGEIPMLTENGTFIINGTERVIVSQLHRSPGVFYQSDAQKTSFMAKVIPYRGSWVEFEYDQKNILYVRIDRKRKFPATVFLRALGLEDDASILRAFYTAATVKLDQGKFVVKADAGAVGKKIRQSVTHGKSAEEILKKGRRVKAEQLEDLRKAKIEWIPLETSEMDGACTIRDLADPATGEVLVEVGKPLTAEAIERLVASGVESFDVCFPEAEDVGGILLETLAKDAVKTQNDALLEIYRRLRPGDPPTLESSRNLFNGLFFDPTRYDFSKVGRLKFNTKLYSMSEKDWPASVKERWDKGEDRTPTREDFIEVLRYMLKLRKGVGEVDDIDHLGNRRVRSVGELLENQFRIGLVRMERAIKEKMSVYQEMTTAMPNDLINAKPVMAAIQEFFGSSQLSQFMDQTNPLSEVTHKRRLSALGPGGLSRERAGFEVRDVHPTHYGRICPIETPEGPNIGLISSLSCFARINDYGFIESPYRKVEHGQVVDYVRIVRTADGPYKLHDVVRQDEFEKDVQRLGKTGKTAPEAEPHSFYLTAWEEDRSVIAQANAKLNPDLSFAHERVNARKAGEFKLVPKDDVAYIDVSPKQLVSVAASLIPFLENDDANRALMGSNMQRQAVPLLRPKAPFVGTGMEAVTAKDSGSVVICKRAGIVDLIDSQRIIVRVGAQGREDFGADIYSLTKFKRSNQNTCINQRPIVKQGQRVEKGQVMADGPCTERGELALGRNVLVGFMPWRGYNFEDAILVSEKLVREDSFTSIHIEEFEIEARDTKLGPEEITRDIPNVAEEFLKDLDESGVIRIGAHVKPGDILVGKVTPKGETQLTPEEKLLRAIFGEKSGDVRDASLTTPPGIEGTIVDVKIFCRKGVEKDSRALEIEQADIDRMNKDLEDQIRILREEDRKRLIELLEGERLSTPLRSKQTKQDILAAGTEMSREVMAEISTEDLHRCEIDTTNQKKLAEMRRIEERTRKRVQILKKLNEDKVATLQKGDELAPGVIKMVKVYVAMKRKLSVGDKMAGRHGNKGVIARILPEEDMPCLPDGTPVEVVLNPLGVPSRMNVGQILETHLGWAASRHASWIEAQLTRERGEAVSAVRARLSEMLPPGPMKDAVTAAGDDTVLDLGRALAEGVTFASPVFDGALETDIKTQLHVAGLPSSGKIQLRDGKTGEAFEQLVTVGYIYLLKLSHLVDDKIHARSIGPYSLITQQPLGGKAQFGGQRFGEMEVWALEAYGAAHILQELLTVKSDDVYGRTKIYEALVKGEPTVEPGLPESFNVLVRELQSLCLDVELLSDRPDARGPSMI
- the rplL gene encoding 50S ribosomal protein L7/L12; translated protein: MADLQSIAENLSSLTVMEAAQLVKMLEEKWGVSAAAPMAMAAAGPAAAAAPAAEEKTEFEVVLKEVGDNKINVIKVVREVTSLGLKEAKDLVDGAPKTIKEGVTKDDAEAMKKKFEAVGAKVEIK